One part of the Candidatus Omnitrophota bacterium genome encodes these proteins:
- the recR gene encoding recombination mediator RecR, with protein MSYTDSIEKLIDCLTKFPGVGRRSAERIVSYVLGAPRDEIKSLSEAITKVKENVRFCKVCNNLSEEDLCKICQDVRRQKDLICIVEKPTDVTAIEKAGSFHGVYHVLLGAISPLEGRGPSDLKIEGLIQRIQENNIKEVIIATDADTEGETTAIYLTKLIKPLGVNLTRIGLGLPVGSNLEYADSSTLSKSLEARRVL; from the coding sequence ATGTCTTACACCGATTCCATAGAGAAATTGATTGATTGCCTGACTAAATTCCCCGGAGTAGGCAGAAGAAGCGCTGAAAGAATTGTTAGCTATGTATTAGGCGCTCCTCGGGATGAAATTAAATCTTTGTCTGAGGCGATAACTAAAGTAAAAGAGAATGTAAGGTTTTGTAAAGTCTGCAATAACCTTAGCGAAGAAGACTTGTGCAAGATTTGCCAGGATGTGCGCCGCCAGAAAGATTTAATTTGTATTGTTGAAAAGCCCACCGATGTCACTGCCATAGAAAAAGCAGGGAGTTTCCATGGCGTTTACCATGTTTTATTAGGCGCTATTTCTCCTTTAGAGGGCAGGGGCCCGAGTGATTTAAAGATTGAGGGTTTAATCCAAAGAATTCAGGAGAATAATATAAAAGAAGTTATAATAGCCACAGATGCGGATACGGAAGGCGAAACTACCGCAATTTATCTTACCAAACTTATAAAGCCGTTAGGTGTGAATTTAACGCGTATTGGTTTAGGCCTTCCAGTCGGTTCAAATTTAGAATACGCGGATTCTTCTACTTTGTCCAAATCCTTAGAGGCTCGCCGGGTTCTTTAA
- the dnaX gene encoding DNA polymerase III subunit gamma/tau, with the protein MSYTVYALKWRPQNFDDIVGQNHIVTTLKSAIANNRVAHAYLFSGPRGVGKTSCARILAKALNCKEGPSEKPCQKCSSCLEISQGRSFDVIEIDGASNNSVDNIRDLRESVKFAPSQGRFKIYIIDEVHMLSDSAFNALLKTLEEPPPYVKFIFATTHPQKVIPTILSRCHRLDFRRIPALEMVEQLGKIVAQEKLSVEKEVLFAIAKSSDGSLRDAESILDQLVSFTKDKVSLKDVISMLGIVEQEALLEITDKIIQKDALSALALLNKLIDDGKDVGVFLVNLIEHFRNLMIAKVTKGDSKLIDLPQETCERLLKQSNAFTLEEIFSAFNILVSTQEMTKKLESLRIPLEITLVRLANEKKGSSVDARQVQPEKVLPKQTPPPAARVTPAKVEVKKIIPPIKPPEPTHSITIDNVKDAWNSLIDSLGKIKISVASYLNEGQPFKLNGNILVVSFPKNFSLHKEALERKDNRALVEKSLFDIFSVNLRTDFILSEEQKHKENDENHPFLRSALDLFNGRVINKDE; encoded by the coding sequence ATGTCCTACACAGTTTATGCATTAAAATGGCGGCCGCAGAATTTTGATGATATCGTCGGCCAGAACCATATCGTAACTACGCTTAAAAGTGCGATTGCCAACAATCGCGTTGCGCACGCCTATCTATTTTCCGGCCCAAGGGGCGTAGGTAAAACTTCTTGCGCAAGGATTCTTGCAAAAGCGCTTAATTGTAAAGAAGGCCCTTCAGAAAAACCCTGTCAGAAGTGTTCATCGTGTTTGGAGATCTCCCAAGGGCGCTCCTTTGATGTTATTGAAATTGACGGAGCTTCCAATAACAGTGTTGATAATATCAGGGATTTGAGAGAAAGCGTAAAGTTTGCTCCCAGCCAGGGAAGATTCAAGATTTATATCATAGATGAAGTGCATATGCTTTCCGATTCGGCTTTTAATGCCCTTCTTAAAACATTGGAGGAGCCGCCTCCATATGTAAAATTTATTTTTGCAACTACTCATCCGCAAAAAGTAATTCCTACGATATTATCACGTTGCCATCGCCTTGATTTCAGGCGAATCCCAGCGTTAGAAATGGTTGAACAATTGGGAAAGATTGTTGCGCAGGAGAAGCTATCTGTAGAAAAGGAAGTTTTGTTTGCCATCGCAAAAAGCAGCGACGGGTCTTTAAGGGATGCTGAGTCAATTTTGGATCAGTTAGTTTCTTTTACCAAGGATAAGGTTTCGCTTAAGGATGTAATTTCTATGCTTGGGATTGTTGAGCAGGAAGCTTTGCTTGAGATAACCGATAAAATAATTCAAAAAGATGCGCTTTCAGCTTTAGCGCTGCTTAATAAATTAATTGATGATGGGAAAGATGTCGGTGTGTTTCTTGTGAACTTAATTGAACATTTCCGCAATCTTATGATTGCAAAGGTTACAAAGGGAGATTCCAAATTAATTGATTTACCTCAGGAAACCTGCGAGAGATTGCTTAAGCAAAGCAATGCATTTACGCTTGAGGAGATCTTTAGTGCGTTTAATATTCTTGTATCAACACAAGAGATGACTAAAAAGTTGGAATCTTTGCGTATCCCTTTAGAGATTACTCTGGTTAGGCTGGCAAATGAGAAAAAAGGCTCATCGGTTGACGCTAGGCAAGTTCAACCGGAAAAAGTTTTACCGAAACAAACGCCGCCTCCGGCTGCGAGAGTAACTCCAGCCAAAGTAGAAGTTAAGAAAATAATTCCTCCGATTAAGCCCCCTGAACCAACACATTCAATAACTATAGATAATGTCAAGGATGCCTGGAATAGCCTTATTGACAGCCTTGGAAAGATAAAGATATCGGTAGCGTCTTATTTAAACGAAGGCCAACCTTTTAAGCTTAACGGAAATATTTTGGTGGTTTCATTCCCGAAGAATTTTTCTTTACATAAAGAAGCATTGGAAAGAAAGGATAACAGGGCGCTTGTTGAAAAAAGCTTATTTGACATATTTAGCGTAAACTTAAGAACTGATTTTATTTTGTCAGAAGAGCAGAAACACAAAGAAAATGATGAAAATCATCCTTTTTTGCGTTCCGCTTTGGATTTATTTAACGGCAGAGTAATTAATAAGGATGAATAA
- the tadA gene encoding tRNA adenosine(34) deaminase TadA has product MLKIDQFYMSEALKEARKAFEEDEVPVGAVVVHNGKIIARGYNQIERLKDPTAHAEMIALTSAANSLGTKWLNESSLYVTIEPCSMCAGALVLSRVKSLYFGAKDPKTGACGSVINIVNHKKLNHRIKVKSGILAEECGSLLSDFFKKKRKIKQS; this is encoded by the coding sequence ATGTTGAAGATAGATCAGTTTTACATGTCTGAAGCCTTAAAAGAGGCTAGAAAAGCATTTGAGGAAGACGAAGTTCCAGTCGGCGCTGTAGTTGTCCACAATGGTAAGATTATTGCCCGCGGCTATAACCAGATTGAGCGCCTTAAAGACCCTACCGCACACGCTGAGATGATTGCTTTAACTTCAGCGGCAAATTCTCTGGGGACAAAGTGGTTGAACGAGTCTAGTCTCTATGTTACAATTGAACCATGCAGTATGTGTGCAGGTGCGTTAGTTCTTTCGCGCGTAAAGTCGCTTTATTTTGGCGCAAAAGACCCTAAAACCGGTGCTTGCGGCTCGGTTATAAACATTGTAAACCATAAAAAATTAAATCATCGGATTAAAGTTAAAAGCGGAATATTAGCCGAAGAATGCGGTAGTTTATTAAGCGATTTTTTTAAAAAGAAACGTAAAATCAAACAGAGTTAG
- a CDS encoding response regulator, with amino-acid sequence MSKKILLIEDEMDQITMVSVRLKANGFKVVFAMDGEEGLKKAAEEKPDLILLDLIIPKIDGFEVSKRLKSEDSTKNIPIIAITAAGIKDIEQKCRVAGMDDFIAKPYDSMELVSKIKSFLEKK; translated from the coding sequence ATGAGTAAAAAAATACTTCTCATTGAGGATGAAATGGACCAGATTACGATGGTTTCCGTCAGGCTTAAGGCAAACGGTTTTAAGGTTGTATTTGCTATGGATGGTGAAGAAGGGTTAAAAAAAGCAGCTGAAGAAAAGCCGGATTTGATTTTATTGGATTTAATCATACCTAAAATAGATGGTTTTGAAGTTAGTAAGCGTCTTAAATCGGAAGATTCAACTAAAAATATACCTATTATAGCGATTACTGCCGCGGGAATTAAAGATATTGAGCAAAAATGCCGCGTTGCCGGTATGGATGATTTTATTGCAAAACCTTATGATTCTATGGAATTAGTCTCTAAAATAAAGAGTTTTCTGGAAAAGAAATGA
- a CDS encoding HAMP domain-containing sensor histidine kinase, with translation MTQAEREEFEELKRRNVQLEAELKKVDQLKTDFISVVSHELRTPLSIIKEGISLVSDGIPGKINKEQEEILETANSNIDRLARIIDNLLDIAKIESGKIVLRKELVNICALVERVVSSFKLNLIDKNLELRTNFPKKELIVYADAGRITQVVINLIGNALKFTQKGFIEVNIEEKEGVVEFSVIDSGQGIINDDLLKVFSKFQQFERSTGEGTKGTGLGLSIAKGLIEMHNGKIWAESEHGKGSKFTFSLPKYNSKF, from the coding sequence GTGACGCAAGCAGAAAGAGAAGAATTTGAAGAATTAAAGAGGCGTAATGTTCAGCTTGAAGCAGAGCTTAAAAAAGTTGATCAGTTAAAGACTGACTTTATTTCTGTTGTTTCGCATGAGCTGCGTACTCCGCTTTCCATAATTAAAGAGGGAATAAGCCTTGTTTCCGACGGAATACCGGGTAAAATAAATAAAGAGCAGGAAGAGATTCTTGAAACCGCAAATAGCAATATTGACCGGCTTGCGCGTATTATTGATAATCTTTTGGATATTGCTAAGATTGAATCCGGTAAAATTGTATTAAGGAAGGAGTTAGTCAATATTTGTGCGTTAGTTGAACGGGTTGTCAGTTCGTTTAAACTTAATTTAATAGATAAAAACCTTGAGCTTCGAACAAATTTCCCCAAAAAAGAGTTAATAGTTTATGCTGATGCTGGTAGGATAACGCAAGTAGTAATTAATCTTATTGGTAATGCCCTAAAATTTACACAGAAAGGATTTATTGAAGTAAATATTGAAGAAAAGGAGGGTGTTGTTGAGTTTAGTGTCATTGACAGCGGGCAGGGAATAATCAATGATGATTTGCTAAAGGTGTTTAGTAAATTCCAACAGTTTGAACGTTCAACTGGCGAGGGAACTAAGGGGACAGGCCTTGGGCTTTCTATAGCCAAAGGCCTTATTGAGATGCATAATGGAAAGATTTGGGCAGAAAGCGAGCATGGGAAAGGTTCCAAGTTTACTTTTAGCCTTCCAAAGTATAACTCGAAATTTTAG
- a CDS encoding response regulator — MEKKKILVVDDERDFVDIVKLRLESENFEVITAYDGAQALDRVAKDHPDAVLLDIMMPNLDGLSVLKRIRKQDKNLPVFMLTAFSNDERFKIADKFNASGFMVKTGDLKKEIDNINIALNIADKYKGQNK; from the coding sequence ATGGAGAAAAAGAAAATTCTTGTGGTTGATGATGAAAGAGATTTTGTTGACATAGTTAAGCTTCGCCTTGAGTCGGAGAACTTTGAGGTTATCACTGCTTATGACGGTGCGCAGGCGCTTGATAGGGTTGCAAAAGACCATCCTGACGCAGTTTTGCTTGATATCATGATGCCAAATCTTGACGGGCTTTCAGTATTAAAGAGGATTAGAAAACAGGATAAAAACCTTCCTGTTTTTATGCTTACGGCATTTTCAAATGATGAAAGATTTAAAATCGCAGATAAGTTTAATGCTTCCGGATTTATGGTAAAGACAGGTGATTTGAAAAAAGAAATAGATAATATTAATATTGCGCTTAACATAGCGGATAAATATAAAGGCCAGAATAAGTAA
- a CDS encoding response regulator has product MVKKKVLIIDDEVDFTEILKLNLELTGKYEIKIENNSSHGLETAKKFKPDVILLDILMPHINGYKVLDLLKKDEDTISIPVIMLSAITTEEAKVISAGLYDESFIEKPISVKILEEKLDKVLGRFEK; this is encoded by the coding sequence ATGGTAAAGAAGAAGGTTTTGATTATTGATGACGAAGTAGATTTTACAGAAATCTTAAAGCTTAATCTTGAATTGACAGGCAAATATGAAATTAAGATTGAGAATAACTCTTCGCATGGGCTTGAAACCGCAAAGAAATTTAAGCCGGATGTTATCTTGCTTGATATACTTATGCCTCATATAAATGGTTATAAAGTCTTGGATTTGTTAAAAAAAGATGAAGATACTATTTCTATACCGGTTATCATGCTAAGCGCAATCACAACAGAAGAAGCGAAAGTAATATCAGCAGGCTTGTATGATGAAAGTTTTATTGAGAAGCCAATAAGCGTTAAGATTCTAGAGGAAAAATTAGATAAAGTTTTGGGAAGATTTGAGAAATAG
- a CDS encoding PAS domain S-box protein has translation MKMDNENNSNILLKQIEFILGVTKTGLDIIDSNYNIRYIDPEWAKVYGDFKNKKCYEYFVDRNQVCEHCGIRKALETKSTVIAEEVLIKENNRPIQVTTIPFQAENGEWLVAEVNVDIAERKKTEQEVKASEEKFRTIFDNATDGIILVEIESKKFYMCNKVFLQMLGYSLEEIKALGVNDIHPESDLPFVIQEFEKQARGESILAKDIPVKRKDGSIFYADINSSPVVISGKKYLVGFFRDITLNRQFEAKLKESERRFRDTLENLNLSAVQLDVEGRVIFCNDAFLKLSGWKKEEIFGRNGFDVFLPVESRERVKSVFSKVLSGEDPLPLHYEVYIQTRDQGQRLVLWNNSLLRDPNGKILGISSIGEDITERKLMEAEREGMLKWQEEVNALRQSLIAPGELAIKLKIITDSIVRIFNADFCRIWLIRPGDKCEQGCVHAKIKEGPHVCRFREKCLHLMASSGRYTHIDGKDHGRVPFGCYKIGRVASGEDHKFITNDVVNDSRVHNHEWARELGLVSFVGYQLRVPDGEILGVLALFAKHKILPPEDAILDSLSTTTAFIIQQCNVEDDRKRAVDELKKAYSKLKEAQSQLIQAEKMHVVGTLAGGVAHEIKNPLAIILQGVNFLERKKLFTKPEQREVLGMIKEAVGRADGIVKGLLDFSRPSRLEFKFFQLPEIVEESIGFVSKQMALKNVKIVKNFTAVKNQVRVDRNQIEQVFVNIIINALQAMPQGGSITINIYNKSFPELKSIIGYQDERFLNPTSQAVVIEVIDSGQGIPKHILDKVFDPFFTTKPPGEGAGLGLSISRTIMENHRGDIYMESHEGKGTKVIVILPVIEEGNK, from the coding sequence ATGAAAATGGATAATGAAAACAACAGTAATATTTTATTAAAACAAATTGAGTTTATCTTAGGGGTTACTAAAACCGGCCTTGATATAATTGATTCTAATTATAATATCCGTTATATAGACCCGGAATGGGCTAAGGTTTACGGCGATTTTAAGAACAAGAAATGTTACGAGTATTTTGTTGATAGAAACCAAGTTTGTGAACATTGCGGAATAAGAAAAGCGCTTGAAACGAAAAGTACTGTTATTGCAGAAGAAGTCCTTATTAAAGAGAATAATAGGCCGATTCAGGTAACTACTATCCCTTTTCAGGCAGAAAACGGGGAGTGGTTGGTTGCGGAAGTTAATGTAGATATTGCCGAGCGGAAAAAAACAGAGCAGGAAGTGAAAGCTTCCGAAGAAAAGTTCCGGACTATTTTTGATAATGCGACAGATGGGATTATCCTGGTAGAAATAGAAAGTAAGAAATTCTATATGTGCAATAAGGTATTTCTCCAGATGCTCGGTTATAGCCTTGAGGAAATTAAGGCTTTGGGCGTTAATGATATTCATCCGGAAAGCGATTTGCCTTTTGTCATCCAGGAATTTGAAAAGCAGGCGAGAGGAGAAAGTATTCTTGCCAAAGATATCCCGGTTAAAAGGAAAGACGGCAGTATTTTTTATGCTGATATTAATTCTTCCCCAGTAGTAATTTCCGGGAAGAAGTATCTTGTTGGCTTCTTCCGGGATATTACGCTAAATAGACAATTTGAAGCTAAGCTAAAGGAATCAGAGAGAAGGTTTAGGGATACCCTAGAAAATCTTAACCTGTCTGCCGTGCAGCTTGATGTTGAAGGCAGGGTTATTTTTTGCAATGATGCTTTTTTGAAACTCTCCGGATGGAAGAAAGAAGAGATATTCGGCCGTAACGGGTTTGATGTTTTTCTCCCCGTTGAATCGCGTGAAAGAGTCAAATCAGTGTTTAGTAAAGTGTTATCAGGAGAGGATCCTTTGCCTTTGCATTATGAGGTTTATATTCAAACCCGCGATCAAGGGCAGCGTTTGGTGCTTTGGAATAATTCGCTCTTACGTGACCCGAATGGCAAGATTTTAGGCATAAGTAGCATCGGAGAAGATATCACTGAGCGTAAATTAATGGAGGCTGAGCGCGAAGGGATGCTAAAATGGCAGGAGGAAGTTAATGCGCTTCGCCAATCTCTTATCGCCCCGGGAGAACTTGCCATTAAACTTAAAATCATTACTGATAGTATTGTGCGTATTTTTAATGCCGATTTCTGCAGAATTTGGTTGATTCGTCCGGGAGATAAATGTGAGCAAGGTTGTGTTCATGCGAAAATTAAGGAAGGCCCGCATGTTTGTCGTTTCCGGGAGAAGTGCCTGCATTTAATGGCAAGTTCCGGCAGGTACACGCATATAGACGGTAAAGACCACGGCCGTGTACCGTTTGGATGTTATAAAATTGGCCGCGTAGCCTCAGGTGAGGACCATAAGTTTATTACAAATGATGTAGTAAATGATTCTCGTGTGCATAATCATGAATGGGCACGTGAATTAGGGCTGGTGTCTTTTGTGGGTTATCAATTACGTGTCCCTGATGGGGAGATATTAGGGGTGCTTGCTCTTTTTGCCAAACATAAAATATTGCCTCCTGAAGATGCGATACTAGATAGCCTTAGCACAACCACCGCTTTTATTATTCAACAATGCAATGTGGAGGATGACCGCAAGCGAGCCGTAGATGAATTGAAAAAAGCCTATTCTAAATTGAAAGAAGCCCAGTCTCAGCTTATACAGGCAGAGAAGATGCACGTGGTAGGGACTCTTGCGGGAGGGGTAGCGCATGAAATTAAAAATCCTTTAGCTATAATATTGCAAGGGGTGAATTTTCTTGAACGTAAAAAATTATTTACTAAGCCGGAGCAACGTGAAGTTTTGGGTATGATAAAAGAGGCTGTAGGAAGAGCAGACGGAATAGTAAAAGGTTTATTGGATTTTTCAAGGCCATCAAGGCTTGAGTTTAAGTTCTTCCAGTTGCCGGAGATTGTTGAGGAGTCAATAGGTTTTGTTTCAAAGCAAATGGCGCTAAAGAATGTAAAGATTGTTAAAAATTTTACAGCTGTTAAAAATCAGGTTAGAGTAGATCGCAATCAGATTGAACAGGTTTTTGTGAATATTATTATTAACGCCCTTCAGGCAATGCCGCAAGGAGGAAGTATAACCATTAATATTTATAATAAAAGCTTTCCTGAATTAAAAAGCATAATCGGGTATCAAGATGAAAGATTTTTGAATCCTACGAGTCAGGCAGTAGTTATTGAAGTAATAGATTCAGGGCAAGGCATTCCAAAACACATATTGGATAAAGTATTTGACCCTTTTTTTACTACCAAGCCTCCCGGAGAGGGCGCTGGTTTAGGCCTTAGTATTTCAAGGACCATAATGGAAAATCACCGGGGGGATATTTATATGGAGAGCCATGAAGGCAAAGGAACCAAGGTGATTGTTATTTTGCCTGTTATTGAAGAAGGGAATAAATAG
- a CDS encoding response regulator translates to MPKKILVTEDSATILAMIKDVLESKGYEVITASDGQEALDKAKKENPDLIILDLMLPKLDGYKVCRFLKFDEKYKNIPIVMLTARAEEKDIKIGKEVGADLYIPKPFDPEFILAKIAELLVVKDAKIL, encoded by the coding sequence GTGCCAAAGAAAATACTTGTTACTGAAGATAGTGCTACTATTTTAGCTATGATTAAAGATGTGCTTGAGTCTAAGGGTTACGAAGTTATTACTGCTTCCGACGGACAGGAAGCGCTTGATAAAGCAAAAAAAGAAAATCCGGATTTAATTATTTTAGATCTTATGCTTCCAAAATTAGATGGATATAAGGTCTGTAGGTTCTTGAAGTTTGATGAAAAGTATAAAAATATCCCGATTGTCATGCTTACCGCGCGAGCGGAGGAAAAAGATATAAAAATTGGAAAAGAAGTTGGCGCAGATCTCTATATCCCTAAGCCTTTTGACCCCGAATTTATTCTTGCCAAAATAGCAGAGCTGCTTGTAGTAAAAGACGCCAAGATTCTTTAG
- a CDS encoding response regulator, translating into MAKRILLIEDSQTTVALLKERIEAANYEVLAAYNGEDGLKQMKDLKPDLVLLDVRMPGIDGFEVCRIAKDDPEIKSIPIIFVTTAAQEVDVEKGKKLLAEGYITKPYEGKELVKEIRRVLKE; encoded by the coding sequence ATGGCAAAAAGAATTTTATTGATTGAAGATAGCCAGACGACAGTGGCTTTACTTAAAGAGAGGATTGAAGCTGCAAACTATGAAGTTTTAGCAGCTTATAATGGAGAAGATGGGTTAAAACAGATGAAAGATCTTAAGCCAGATTTAGTCCTTCTGGATGTGCGCATGCCGGGAATAGATGGTTTTGAAGTATGCCGAATTGCAAAAGATGACCCTGAGATAAAGAGTATCCCGATAATTTTTGTTACTACAGCAGCACAAGAAGTTGATGTTGAAAAAGGGAAAAAGCTTCTTGCCGAAGGCTATATTACCAAGCCTTACGAAGGAAAAGAATTGGTAAAAGAAATTAGGCGTGTATTAAAGGAGTAA
- the cheB gene encoding chemotaxis-specific protein-glutamate methyltransferase CheB: MFINDKVERKIKVLIVDDSPLIREALKAILSSDIEIEVVGLAANGDEGVKKAAFLKPDVITMDLKMPVMSGLEAVEKIMEDNPIPIIVVSSMDVDVVVKALSIGAMDFVAISSDIEKISHDLISKVKIASRVKPLRRMKIRPIVRTSIPKKENITKVVAVGVSTGGPQALQVLLSKLPHDLPFGLIIVQHISAGFINGLVEWLKDLTHLEIKVAQAGDVLKSGMVFFAPDGFNILIDAYSRISLKEDTTRKLIHVPSIDVMMNSVAKSFGENAIGIIMTGMGNDGVEGIKSIKNAGGITIAQNEASSVIFGMNELAIESGCIDKVIPLNEIADEIIGLTKG, from the coding sequence ATGTTTATTAATGATAAGGTTGAAAGAAAGATTAAAGTTCTAATTGTGGATGATTCTCCGCTTATTAGAGAGGCATTAAAGGCAATTTTATCAAGTGATATTGAGATTGAGGTTGTTGGTCTAGCTGCTAATGGGGATGAAGGAGTGAAAAAAGCAGCATTTTTAAAGCCCGATGTTATAACTATGGACTTAAAAATGCCTGTTATGTCTGGGCTTGAAGCTGTTGAAAAGATTATGGAGGATAATCCGATTCCAATAATTGTTGTAAGTAGCATGGATGTTGATGTCGTTGTAAAGGCTCTAAGTATCGGAGCGATGGATTTTGTAGCGATTTCTTCTGATATCGAAAAGATTTCTCATGACTTGATTAGTAAAGTAAAGATTGCTTCGCGGGTTAAGCCTTTACGAAGAATGAAAATTAGGCCAATTGTGAGAACGTCTATCCCCAAGAAAGAAAACATTACGAAAGTAGTTGCAGTTGGTGTTTCTACTGGAGGGCCGCAAGCATTGCAAGTTCTATTATCAAAGCTTCCACATGATTTGCCTTTTGGTTTAATTATTGTCCAGCATATTTCAGCTGGATTTATTAATGGTTTAGTTGAGTGGTTAAAGGATTTAACTCATCTTGAGATTAAGGTTGCACAGGCAGGGGATGTTCTAAAAAGCGGGATGGTTTTCTTTGCACCGGATGGATTCAACATTCTTATTGATGCATATTCAAGGATAAGCTTGAAAGAAGATACTACCCGTAAACTTATTCATGTACCTTCTATTGATGTAATGATGAATTCTGTTGCCAAATCTTTTGGGGAAAATGCAATTGGAATAATTATGACCGGTATGGGAAATGATGGAGTTGAAGGTATTAAGTCAATAAAGAATGCAGGAGGGATTACGATTGCGCAAAATGAAGCTTCTTCTGTAATATTTGGGATGAATGAACTTGCCATAGAGAGCGGTTGTATTGATAAAGTAATTCCTTTAAATGAAATTGCTGATGAGATTATCGGATTAACTAAAGGTTAG